In a single window of the Emys orbicularis isolate rEmyOrb1 chromosome 11, rEmyOrb1.hap1, whole genome shotgun sequence genome:
- the LOC135885652 gene encoding histone H4-like, protein MSGRGKDGKGLGKGGAKRHQKVLCNNIQGITKPAIRRLARRGGVKCIGGLIYEETRGVFKVFLENMIRDAVTYTEHAKRKTVTAMDVVYALKRQGHTLYGFGG, encoded by the coding sequence ATGTCTGGTCGGGGCAAAGACGGCAAAGGACTCGGAAAGGGGGGCGCTAAGCGCCATCAGAAGGTACTTTGCAATAACATTCAAGGTATTACCAAACCGGCTATTCGTCGTTTGGCTCGTCGTGGTGGTGTCAAGTGTATTGGTGGGTTGATCTATGAAGAGACCCGTGGCGTGTTCAAAGTTTTTCTCGAAAACATGATCCGCGATGCTGTTACTTACACTGAACATGCGAAGCGGAAGACTGTGACAGCCATGGATGTGGTTTACGCTCTAAAACGCCAGGGTCATACTCTGTACGGATTCGGGGGCTAA